The proteins below are encoded in one region of Sedimentibacter sp. zth1:
- a CDS encoding flavodoxin family protein, whose translation MKVLLINGSPHKNGCTYTALTEIEKELNKENIETEIFQIGNKPIGGCTACGGCSKTGKCVFGNDTVNNVIEKIKDIDGLIVGSPVYYASANGSLISLLDRVFYAASDYLKYKPAASIASARRAGTTTTLDELNKYFTINNMPIVSSQYWNMVHGNNAEEVIKDLEGMQIMRTLGKNMAWLLKCIEAGKKQGINIPEKEEKIITNFIR comes from the coding sequence ATGAAAGTATTACTTATTAATGGTAGTCCGCACAAAAATGGATGTACTTATACCGCATTAACTGAAATTGAAAAGGAACTAAATAAGGAAAACATTGAAACAGAGATATTCCAAATTGGCAATAAACCTATAGGTGGTTGTACAGCATGTGGTGGTTGTTCTAAAACAGGAAAATGTGTATTTGGCAACGATACAGTTAACAACGTTATCGAAAAGATTAAAGATATTGATGGTTTAATTGTTGGTTCACCCGTTTATTATGCATCTGCAAACGGTAGCTTAATATCACTTTTAGACAGAGTCTTTTATGCAGCTAGTGATTATTTGAAATACAAACCAGCAGCTTCAATAGCCTCTGCAAGACGTGCTGGAACTACAACAACATTGGATGAGCTTAACAAATACTTTACTATTAATAATATGCCTATAGTTTCAAGTCAGTACTGGAATATGGTACATGGTAATAATGCTGAAGAGGTTATAAAAGACTTAGAGGGCATGCAAATCATGAGAACTTTAGGCAAAAACATGGCTTGGCTCCTAAAATGCATTGAAGCTGGTAAAAAACAAGGTATTAATATTCCCGAAAAAGAAGAAAAAATCATAACAAACTTTATAAGATAA
- the truA gene encoding tRNA pseudouridine(38-40) synthase TruA, which yields MRNIKMLIEFGCGRTDAGVHALNYTANFHTNSNMATEKMYDYLYKYLPDDIQVKSIKDCSERFHSRYNALNKTYLYKIYNSNYRNIFSRRFEYNAIEPLDIDKMLEASKFLVGTHDFQSFTTLKSKKKSTIKTIYSIDILKKGNNIDIEINGNSFLWHMVRIIVGTLLEVGKGNIIPTDIERILNERKRQEAGPNAPAHGLFLKRLNINNKFREVFFYESITY from the coding sequence ATGAGAAATATAAAAATGTTAATAGAATTTGGCTGTGGAAGAACTGATGCTGGTGTTCATGCTCTGAATTATACTGCGAATTTTCATACTAATTCAAATATGGCAACCGAAAAAATGTATGACTACTTATACAAATATTTGCCCGATGACATACAGGTTAAATCTATTAAAGATTGTAGTGAAAGATTTCATTCAAGATATAATGCTTTAAATAAGACTTATTTATATAAAATATATAATTCAAATTATCGAAATATATTTAGTAGAAGGTTTGAATATAATGCAATAGAACCTTTAGATATTGATAAAATGTTAGAAGCTAGTAAATTTCTTGTAGGTACACATGATTTTCAGAGCTTTACTACATTGAAATCTAAGAAAAAATCTACTATAAAAACTATATACTCCATAGATATATTAAAAAAAGGTAATAATATAGACATTGAAATTAATGGGAATTCATTTTTATGGCATATGGTTAGAATAATAGTTGGAACACTTTTAGAGGTAGGTAAAGGAAATATAATTCCTACAGATATTGAAAGAATTTTAAATGAGCGTAAAAGGCAAGAAGCTGGTCCAAATGCTCCTGCACATGGATTATTTTTAAAAAGGTTGAATATTAATAATAAATTTAGAGAGGTGTTTTTTTATGAAAGTATTACTTATTAA
- a CDS encoding IMP dehydrogenase: MAKIIQEPSRTFGEYLLIPNLTTKDCIPENVDLSTPIVRYKKGEKPELSLNIPLVSAVMQSVSDNNMAVALAKNGGVSFIFGSQTIEEQAEMVRKVKKYKAGFVISDSNLTPENTLEDVLALKQKTGHSTMAITEDGTPDGKLAGIVTSRDYRITRDSLDKKIKDFMTKGEDLVVGQEGITLKEANDIIWQHKLNSLPIVDKDFNLVYMVFRKDYSDDKEHPLSLLDKNKSYIVGAGINSRDYAERVPQLVEAGADILCIDSSEGYSEWQKDTIAWIKNYDKNIKVGAGNVVDREGFRYLADAGADFVKIGIGGGSICITREQKGIGRGQASSVLEVAAARDEYFEETGIYVPICSDGGIVHDYHVTLALAMGADFLMLGRYFARFDESPTAKVKLGSGYVKEYWGEGSNRARNWARYDLGSSKKELQFEEGVDSYVPYAGTLDDGLGITLHKVKSTMCNCGCKNIAQMHAEARLCLVSSTSINEGSAHDVILKNQ, from the coding sequence ATGGCAAAGATTATACAAGAACCATCAAGAACGTTTGGAGAGTATTTATTAATACCAAATTTAACTACAAAAGATTGTATTCCTGAGAATGTAGATTTATCTACACCTATAGTAAGATATAAAAAAGGTGAAAAACCTGAATTAAGTTTAAATATACCTTTAGTATCAGCAGTTATGCAATCAGTTTCTGACAATAATATGGCCGTAGCATTGGCTAAAAATGGTGGAGTTTCATTTATATTTGGTTCTCAAACTATTGAGGAACAAGCTGAAATGGTTAGAAAAGTAAAAAAATATAAGGCTGGTTTTGTAATCAGTGATTCTAACTTAACACCAGAAAATACACTAGAAGATGTATTAGCTTTAAAACAAAAAACAGGACACTCTACAATGGCTATAACAGAAGATGGTACACCAGATGGTAAATTAGCAGGAATTGTAACAAGTAGAGATTATAGAATAACAAGAGACTCATTAGACAAGAAAATTAAAGACTTTATGACTAAAGGTGAAGATTTAGTTGTAGGTCAAGAAGGAATAACTTTAAAAGAAGCTAATGATATAATTTGGCAACACAAGTTAAATTCATTACCAATAGTAGATAAGGATTTCAACCTTGTTTACATGGTATTTAGAAAAGACTATTCAGATGATAAAGAGCATCCATTATCACTATTGGATAAAAATAAAAGCTATATAGTTGGAGCAGGTATAAACTCTAGAGACTATGCAGAAAGAGTTCCACAATTAGTTGAAGCTGGAGCAGATATACTTTGTATAGACTCTTCAGAAGGATATAGTGAATGGCAAAAAGATACTATAGCTTGGATTAAAAATTATGATAAAAACATAAAAGTTGGAGCAGGTAACGTTGTAGACAGAGAAGGATTTAGATATTTAGCAGATGCTGGTGCTGATTTTGTTAAAATTGGTATAGGTGGAGGATCTATCTGTATCACTCGTGAGCAAAAAGGTATAGGCAGAGGTCAAGCTTCATCTGTATTAGAAGTTGCAGCTGCTAGAGATGAATACTTTGAAGAAACAGGAATTTACGTTCCAATTTGTTCTGATGGTGGAATTGTACATGACTACCACGTAACATTAGCACTTGCTATGGGAGCAGATTTTCTAATGCTTGGCAGATATTTTGCGAGATTTGATGAAAGTCCAACTGCTAAGGTTAAGTTAGGAAGTGGTTATGTTAAAGAATACTGGGGTGAAGGTTCAAACAGAGCAAGAAACTGGGCAAGATATGACCTTGGAAGTAGTAAAAAAGAACTTCAATTTGAAGAAGGTGTTGATTCATACGTACCATATGCAGGAACACTTGATGACGGTTTAGGAATCACTCTTCACAAAGTAAAATCAACAATGTGCAACTGTGGTTGTAAAAATATAGCTCAAATGCATGCTGAAGCAAGACTTTGTTTAGTATCATCAACAAGTATAAACGAAGGCTCAGCACACGATGTAATTCTTAAAAATCAATAG
- a CDS encoding transposase, giving the protein MYGKEIAEEVKINIAYRWFLGYLMNEPTTHFSTISYNES; this is encoded by the coding sequence TTGTATGGAAAGGAAATCGCAGAAGAAGTAAAAATAAACATTGCCTACAGATGGTTTTTAGGATATCTGATGAATGAACCAACGACGCATTTTTCAACAATCAGCTACAATGAATCTTAA
- a CDS encoding stalk domain-containing protein: protein MKKSKRNFMIVLVISLVVLSLTPVFGQGISKTIKAMFNSVTIFVEGKQVSTDNFVYDKTTYVPLKSISELTGFDVNWDDETRRIDLTIKNNNINNPEDNNKYNFKNTDGVHKILNYSPMQYEDDSYLMWNYMDIMFDAPTKNVVDVTKVVLLDNKGKRFDVICKPGSTDKNAFLVIPQEELELNTYYSVYIPKNSIEFENGDLYGEDIQMYFKTATNVLKGTIDSDEILLDEEIKIYNDNNFECIKSIIGKNEFYFTNLPDGVYSIIVNEKTYDNILVEANKVNEVTLMEAK from the coding sequence ATGAAGAAAAGTAAGAGAAATTTTATGATTGTCTTAGTCATTTCCTTAGTTGTTTTAAGTTTAACACCTGTATTCGGACAAGGAATATCTAAAACGATTAAAGCAATGTTTAATAGTGTTACTATTTTTGTAGAAGGAAAGCAAGTTTCAACAGATAACTTTGTTTATGATAAAACAACATATGTACCATTAAAATCAATTTCCGAATTAACAGGTTTTGATGTAAATTGGGATGATGAAACTAGAAGGATAGATTTAACGATTAAAAATAATAATATAAATAATCCTGAGGATAACAATAAATATAACTTTAAAAACACTGATGGTGTACACAAGATATTAAATTATAGTCCTATGCAGTATGAAGATGATAGCTACTTAATGTGGAATTATATGGATATAATGTTTGATGCTCCTACTAAAAATGTAGTTGATGTAACAAAAGTAGTTTTGTTAGACAATAAAGGAAAGAGGTTCGATGTAATATGTAAGCCTGGCAGCACAGATAAAAATGCATTTTTGGTAATTCCTCAAGAAGAACTTGAATTGAATACATATTATAGTGTGTACATACCTAAAAATTCAATTGAATTTGAAAATGGTGATTTATATGGAGAAGACATTCAAATGTATTTCAAAACAGCTACTAATGTTTTGAAGGGAACTATTGATAGTGATGAAATTTTATTGGATGAGGAAATAAAAATTTACAATGATAATAATTTTGAATGTATAAAAAGCATTATTGGTAAAAATGAATTTTATTTTACTAATTTACCTGATGGAGTATACTCAATTATCGTTAATGAAAAAACATATGACAATATATTAGTTGAAGCTAATAAAGTAAATGAAGTTACATTAATGGAAGCAAAATAA
- a CDS encoding aldehyde dehydrogenase, translating to MKISEIVELQRSYFNSGKTLDINVRINALLDLKEVLIMHEDEILEALYKDLNKDKMEGYLTETSMVIDEINYAIKHIKKWTKKETVKTPISQFPSKSIIYKQPYGIVLILSPWNYPLQLCLAPLVGAIAAGNCAILKPSRSSKNTSRVIEKIINEHFKKDFLYCIEMNSKTSYEEILNEKYDYIMFTGSERIGKVVMESAAKHLTPVTLELGGKSPCIVDETADIKLAAKRIAWGKFLNAGQTCVAPDYVVVQKSVKNELVQNLIYSITELYGKNSLESKHLPKIINEHHFNRLLNLIKDEKVLHGGLFSKELNKINPTIVDDITFKSPIMQEEIFGPLLPIIEYEDINDLIDRFKSMPHPLALYLFTKNKYTEKKVIENVIYGGGCINDTIIHLANHNLPFGGVGSSGMGGYHGKHSFDTFSHKKSVIKKSLKIDIKLRYAPYSEEKLKKVRKILK from the coding sequence ATGAAAATTTCTGAAATTGTTGAATTACAAAGAAGTTATTTTAATAGTGGCAAAACATTAGATATCAATGTACGAATAAATGCATTATTAGACTTAAAAGAAGTATTAATTATGCACGAAGATGAAATACTAGAAGCACTCTATAAAGACTTAAATAAAGATAAAATGGAAGGTTATTTAACTGAAACATCTATGGTTATAGACGAAATTAATTATGCAATAAAGCATATAAAAAAATGGACAAAAAAAGAAACAGTTAAAACCCCTATTTCACAATTTCCAAGTAAAAGTATAATTTACAAACAGCCTTACGGCATTGTATTGATTTTATCTCCTTGGAATTATCCACTTCAGCTTTGCTTAGCCCCACTTGTTGGAGCTATTGCTGCTGGTAACTGTGCTATTTTAAAGCCATCAAGGAGTAGTAAAAACACATCACGTGTCATAGAAAAAATAATTAATGAACACTTTAAAAAAGATTTTCTTTATTGCATTGAAATGAACAGTAAAACTAGCTACGAAGAAATTCTTAATGAAAAGTATGACTATATAATGTTTACAGGCAGTGAAAGAATTGGGAAAGTAGTCATGGAATCAGCTGCAAAACATCTTACACCTGTTACTTTAGAATTAGGCGGAAAAAGTCCTTGTATTGTTGACGAAACTGCTGACATCAAACTAGCTGCTAAAAGAATTGCTTGGGGTAAATTTTTAAATGCTGGTCAAACTTGCGTTGCTCCAGACTATGTAGTTGTTCAAAAATCTGTTAAGAATGAACTTGTTCAAAATTTAATTTATAGTATAACTGAACTATACGGAAAGAACTCATTAGAAAGTAAACATTTACCTAAAATAATTAATGAACATCATTTTAACAGACTATTAAATCTCATAAAAGATGAAAAAGTATTGCACGGTGGTTTGTTTAGCAAAGAACTGAACAAAATTAATCCAACAATAGTAGATGATATAACATTCAAATCACCAATTATGCAAGAAGAAATATTTGGACCACTTTTACCTATAATTGAATATGAAGATATCAATGACCTTATTGATAGATTTAAATCAATGCCACATCCTTTAGCTCTGTATCTATTTACAAAAAATAAGTATACAGAAAAAAAAGTTATTGAAAATGTAATTTATGGTGGTGGATGTATAAATGATACTATAATTCATTTAGCAAATCATAATTTGCCATTTGGTGGAGTTGGTTCAAGTGGAATGGGTGGCTATCATGGAAAGCACAGCTTTGACACATTTTCTCATAAGAAGAGCGTAATAAAAAAATCTCTAAAGATAGATATAAAGTTAAGATATGCACCTTATTCTGAGGAAAAATTAAAAAAAGTACGTAAAATTCTTAAATAA
- a CDS encoding TraX family protein has protein sequence MNSLESKKGFNSTNLKIIALILMLLDHIQYFLGPALNIPIWFRWLGRISAPLFIFTLVEGINHTHNKYLYMLRLYISFLFMGIFNIIVANKFPSLNNLSLSNNIFGTLFLIAYYTYCIRNITDNSGRTPTYKKILSIILFIIPFASSYIANVLSDTSVSKVIVTIIPSIFYVEGSIDFVILGVFMALLSHDRSKQLLFYVVFSSLLMFVAIADGGFNFTNLFMLRFQWLMIFAVVPMHFYNNQKGKGYKYLFYVFYPLHIYILYILSTLI, from the coding sequence ATGAATTCATTAGAGTCTAAAAAAGGTTTTAATTCTACAAATTTAAAAATTATAGCACTCATATTAATGTTATTAGATCATATACAATATTTTTTGGGCCCTGCTTTAAACATTCCAATTTGGTTTAGATGGTTAGGAAGGATTAGTGCTCCACTTTTTATATTTACATTAGTAGAAGGTATTAACCATACTCACAACAAATATTTATACATGCTAAGATTGTATATAAGTTTTTTATTTATGGGAATATTTAATATAATAGTAGCCAATAAATTTCCAAGCTTAAATAACCTATCACTATCAAATAATATTTTTGGCACACTATTTTTAATTGCTTACTATACATATTGTATTAGAAATATAACAGATAATTCTGGCAGAACACCAACATATAAAAAAATCTTAAGTATTATATTATTTATAATCCCTTTTGCATCAAGTTATATAGCAAATGTATTAAGTGATACTTCGGTTTCTAAAGTTATTGTTACTATAATTCCAAGTATTTTTTATGTTGAGGGTAGCATAGATTTTGTTATTTTAGGTGTATTCATGGCACTACTTAGCCATGATAGGTCTAAACAATTATTGTTCTATGTTGTTTTTTCGTCACTTTTAATGTTTGTAGCTATTGCAGACGGTGGTTTTAATTTTACAAATTTATTTATGTTAAGATTTCAATGGCTAATGATTTTTGCTGTTGTGCCAATGCATTTTTATAATAATCAAAAAGGTAAAGGATATAAATACTTATTTTATGTATTCTATCCTTTACATATTTACATTTTATATATTTTATCTACATTAATTTGA
- the pepF gene encoding oligoendopeptidase F — protein sequence MEKTIKKRSQVDPKYTWATEDLYASDSDWEKDFIDTGKLIEKIQDYKGKLGSSANALVVYFKLLEEIVLKMDRVANYAQRKSDEDTKNTTYQDLASRLMNIYVAFQSANSFATNECLNISEDILNKFYKENKELLDYKRYIDEIRRQKEHILSEEQEKLLAEAGNLGDAPSTIFSMLSDADMEFPDVIGEDAKPQKLTHGTFISYLESSNREVRKDAFMKLYHTLDKFKNTSAATYFAQIKQLMFFAKARKYNSTLEAALDNTNVPVSVYKNLVKAVEDNMHYMHKYVKLRKKLLGLDELHMYDLYTTVVNNAEVKISFEEAKKNVMEAVAPLGKDYQAILKEGFENRWIDVYENEGKSSGAYSAGAKVHPYVLLNHTDSLDSEFTLAHEMGHSIHSYLSNKTQKPLDAEYVIFVAEVASTCNEALLMEYLLNKTTDKLERAYLINHFLEQFRGTIYRQTMFAEFEMITNEMAEKGMTLTADALSKVYYDLNVKYYGEDIVVDKEIAIEWARIPHFFYNFYVFQYATGYSAAIALSRKILDEGEEAVKNYKKFLSGGCSKTPIELLKIAGVDMTTAQPINEALKLFGTLIDELEELLAD from the coding sequence ATGGAAAAGACAATTAAGAAACGTTCGCAAGTTGATCCTAAATATACTTGGGCAACTGAGGATTTATATGCTAGTGATAGTGACTGGGAAAAGGATTTTATAGATACAGGTAAGTTAATAGAAAAAATTCAAGATTATAAAGGTAAACTTGGAAGTTCTGCAAATGCATTAGTAGTGTACTTTAAATTATTAGAGGAAATTGTTCTAAAAATGGATAGAGTAGCAAATTATGCACAAAGAAAATCTGATGAAGATACTAAGAATACTACATATCAAGATTTAGCAAGTAGATTAATGAATATTTATGTTGCATTTCAAAGTGCCAATTCATTTGCAACAAATGAATGCTTAAACATTTCAGAAGATATTCTAAATAAATTCTATAAAGAAAATAAGGAATTATTAGATTACAAACGTTATATTGATGAGATAAGAAGACAAAAAGAGCATATATTATCAGAAGAACAAGAAAAATTATTGGCTGAGGCAGGAAACTTAGGAGATGCACCTTCTACTATATTTTCGATGCTTAGCGATGCAGATATGGAATTTCCAGATGTTATAGGAGAAGACGCAAAACCACAAAAATTAACACATGGTACATTTATTTCATATTTGGAAAGCAGTAATAGAGAAGTTAGAAAAGATGCATTTATGAAGCTATACCATACACTTGATAAGTTCAAAAATACATCAGCAGCTACATATTTTGCTCAAATAAAACAATTAATGTTCTTTGCAAAAGCAAGAAAGTATAACTCTACATTAGAAGCAGCACTTGATAATACAAATGTGCCAGTTAGTGTATATAAAAACTTAGTAAAAGCAGTAGAAGACAATATGCACTATATGCACAAATATGTTAAGCTTAGGAAAAAACTTCTTGGCTTAGATGAGTTGCATATGTATGATTTATATACAACTGTTGTAAATAATGCAGAGGTTAAAATATCATTTGAAGAAGCTAAGAAAAATGTTATGGAAGCTGTAGCACCACTTGGTAAAGACTATCAAGCGATTTTAAAGGAAGGCTTTGAAAACAGATGGATAGACGTATATGAAAATGAAGGAAAAAGTAGTGGTGCATATTCAGCAGGAGCAAAAGTTCACCCATATGTATTATTAAATCATACAGATAGCTTAGATAGTGAATTTACACTAGCTCATGAGATGGGACACTCAATTCACTCATATTTATCTAACAAAACACAAAAGCCTCTTGATGCAGAATATGTAATATTTGTCGCAGAAGTAGCATCAACTTGCAATGAAGCATTACTTATGGAATATTTACTTAATAAAACTACAGATAAACTTGAAAGAGCATATTTAATTAATCATTTTCTTGAACAATTCAGGGGAACAATATATCGTCAAACAATGTTTGCAGAGTTTGAAATGATTACAAATGAGATGGCAGAAAAAGGTATGACTTTGACTGCAGATGCATTGAGCAAAGTATATTATGATTTAAATGTTAAATATTATGGTGAAGATATAGTAGTTGATAAAGAAATAGCAATTGAATGGGCAAGAATTCCACACTTTTTCTACAATTTCTATGTATTCCAATATGCAACTGGTTACTCAGCTGCAATAGCTTTATCAAGAAAAATACTTGATGAAGGTGAAGAAGCAGTTAAAAACTACAAGAAGTTTTTAAGTGGTGGTTGTTCAAAAACTCCAATTGAATTATTGAAAATTGCTGGTGTAGATATGACAACTGCACAACCAATCAATGAAGCATTGAAATTATTTGGAACATTGATTGATGAATTAGAAGAATTATTAGCAGACTAG
- a CDS encoding ABC transporter ATP-binding protein, with translation MNNLLKIDGLTKKYYNKVALDDITLTFNSGKIYGLLGPNGSGKTTLMKVVAGLHKQTKGSILINGEPISYKTKGIVAYMPTENFLIDNFKIKQVLKFYKDMYKDFDEEKAIKLLSTLKVNINTTVKSLSSGLVAKLKLALTLSRDASVYMFDEPLNGIDILAREDIINCIVNSCGEDKIIIVSSHIVDEIEKLFDDVVFIKEQKVALEGNAEQLRIEHGKSIENIYKEIYG, from the coding sequence ATGAATAATTTATTAAAAATTGATGGCCTAACAAAAAAATATTACAATAAAGTTGCGTTAGACGACATCACATTAACATTTAATAGTGGAAAAATTTACGGCTTGCTCGGACCAAATGGCAGTGGTAAAACTACACTTATGAAAGTTGTAGCTGGATTGCATAAGCAAACAAAAGGAAGTATTTTAATCAATGGCGAACCTATATCTTATAAAACAAAGGGCATAGTTGCTTACATGCCAACTGAAAACTTTTTAATTGATAACTTTAAAATTAAACAGGTATTAAAATTCTATAAGGACATGTACAAAGATTTTGATGAAGAAAAAGCTATTAAACTTCTATCAACTCTTAAGGTTAACATCAATACAACCGTTAAATCATTGTCATCAGGACTTGTTGCAAAATTAAAACTTGCACTTACGCTTTCAAGAGATGCTTCTGTTTATATGTTTGATGAACCATTAAATGGCATTGATATTTTAGCAAGGGAAGATATAATTAACTGTATCGTAAATTCTTGTGGCGAAGATAAAATTATTATAGTATCTAGTCATATAGTTGATGAAATTGAAAAACTATTTGATGATGTAGTATTTATCAAAGAACAAAAAGTTGCCTTGGAAGGTAATGCTGAACAATTGAGAATTGAGCATGGAAAGTCAATAGAAAATATTTATAAGGAGATTTATGGATAA
- a CDS encoding GntR family transcriptional regulator: MEFDNNIPIYIQVINKIKQDLITGKLKNGDKMPSARDLSAELKINLNTVARVYKELEIEGIVFTKRGIGTYVTESLEKISSIKTDYAKDLLSSFIFGMRKIGFNNQQIVSILKENIEGDYNE, from the coding sequence TTGGAATTTGATAACAACATTCCTATATACATTCAAGTGATAAACAAAATAAAGCAAGATTTAATCACAGGCAAGCTTAAAAATGGTGATAAAATGCCATCTGCTAGAGACTTGTCTGCTGAGCTTAAAATTAATTTGAATACTGTAGCTAGAGTTTACAAGGAACTTGAAATAGAGGGTATAGTTTTTACTAAAAGGGGAATTGGAACTTACGTTACTGAATCACTTGAAAAAATTTCATCTATTAAAACAGATTACGCAAAGGATTTATTGTCTAGTTTTATTTTTGGAATGCGGAAAATAGGATTTAACAATCAGCAAATAGTTAGTATATTAAAAGAAAATATTGAAGGAGATTATAATGAATAA
- the pepF gene encoding oligoendopeptidase F, with translation MDIIKKRSEMDPKYTWATEDLYANDKLWNDDFDNALKIVEQLSSFKGSLGESADKLFSYLKLNDELSIKVNRIFNYAQRKFDEDTKNATYQDLSSRIKNLSVKIGSATAFETPEILAIPEKTLDKFYKDNNSLLIYEILINEIRRKKEHILSEKEEKILAAAEDLASSPSNIMSMFRNADLEFPDVTDENGNSRKLTAGTYTSFIKNKDQRVRKEAFMNLHNTLDKFKNTSASSYFAHVKQLMFYANARNYNSTLEKSLDESNVPTQVYKNLVEAVHQNMHYMHKYVKLRKKLLNLDELHMYDLYTPVVKGTSEKITFEEAKKNVYEAVAPLGKEYQAILKEGFENRWIDVYENDGKRSGAYSAGAKVHPFVLLNYADNINSEFTLAHEMGHAIHSYLSNKTQPTPYTHYKTFVAEVASTCNEALLMEYLLSKTTDKVGRANLINHFLEQFKGTIFRQTMFAEFEMLSHQMAESGKSLTADVLNKLYYDLNVEYFGDDIVVDNEVALEWSRIPHFFFNFYVYQYATGYSAAIALSRKILNDGDKAVKRYLKFLGGGCSLTPIELLEVAGIDMKTSQPINDALELFGSLIDELEELLAD, from the coding sequence ATGGATATAATAAAAAAAAGAAGTGAAATGGATCCTAAATATACTTGGGCAACAGAAGATTTGTATGCGAATGATAAATTGTGGAATGATGATTTTGATAATGCACTAAAAATAGTTGAACAACTATCCTCATTTAAGGGTTCATTAGGTGAGTCAGCAGATAAATTGTTTAGTTATTTAAAGCTAAATGATGAATTGAGTATAAAAGTAAATAGAATTTTTAATTATGCTCAGAGAAAGTTTGATGAAGATACTAAAAATGCTACATATCAGGATTTATCAAGTAGAATAAAGAACTTAAGTGTTAAAATAGGAAGTGCTACAGCATTCGAGACTCCTGAGATTTTAGCTATACCAGAAAAAACACTAGATAAATTTTATAAAGATAATAATTCTTTACTCATATATGAGATTTTAATTAATGAAATTAGAAGAAAAAAGGAACATATTCTTTCAGAAAAGGAAGAAAAAATATTAGCAGCAGCAGAAGACTTGGCGTCATCTCCATCTAATATTATGTCAATGTTTAGAAATGCAGATTTAGAGTTCCCAGATGTAACAGATGAAAATGGAAACTCAAGAAAATTAACTGCCGGTACATATACATCGTTTATAAAAAATAAAGACCAAAGAGTTAGAAAAGAAGCATTTATGAACTTACACAATACACTAGATAAATTCAAAAACACATCTGCTTCTTCGTATTTTGCACATGTTAAGCAATTAATGTTTTACGCAAATGCTAGAAATTATAATTCCACTCTTGAAAAATCTCTTGATGAAAGCAATGTACCAACACAGGTGTATAAAAATTTAGTTGAAGCAGTTCATCAGAACATGCATTATATGCATAAATATGTTAAACTTAGAAAAAAACTTTTAAATTTAGATGAATTACATATGTATGATTTGTATACTCCAGTTGTAAAGGGTACAAGTGAGAAAATAACTTTTGAAGAAGCAAAGAAAAACGTTTATGAGGCGGTTGCCCCATTAGGAAAAGAATATCAAGCAATATTAAAAGAGGGTTTTGAAAACAGATGGATAGATGTTTATGAAAATGATGGTAAAAGAAGTGGTGCGTATTCAGCAGGGGCAAAGGTTCACCCTTTTGTATTATTGAATTATGCAGATAATATAAATAGTGAATTTACACTAGCACATGAAATGGGTCACGCAATCCACTCATATTTATCAAATAAAACGCAACCAACACCGTATACACATTACAAGACATTCGTTGCAGAAGTAGCTTCAACATGCAATGAAGCACTTTTAATGGAATATCTATTATCAAAAACAACTGATAAAGTTGGTAGAGCAAATTTAATAAATCATTTTTTAGAGCAATTTAAGGGAACTATATTTAGACAAACTATGTTTGCTGAGTTTGAAATGTTATCACATCAAATGGCTGAATCAGGTAAGAGTTTAACTGCAGATGTATTAAATAAATTATATTATGATTTAAATGTAGAATATTTTGGTGATGATATAGTAGTAGATAATGAGGTAGCTTTAGAATGGTCAAGAATCCCACATTTTTTCTTCAATTTCTATGTATATCAATATGCTACAGGTTATTCGGCTGCGATAGCTTTAAGTAGAAAAATATTAAATGATGGAGACAAAGCTGTTAAAAGATATTTGAAGTTCTTAGGTGGAGGATGCTCACTTACTCCTATAGAATTATTAGAAGTTGCTGGTATTGATATGAAAACTTCTCAACCAATTAATGATGCATTAGAATTGTTTGGAAGCTTAATTGATGAATTAGAAGAATTATTAGCAGATTAA